Proteins from a single region of Murdochiella vaginalis:
- a CDS encoding LiaF transmembrane domain-containing protein — translation MILGILLFGIGTLILLTQLFGGSFFSLFGLYWPTLLILYGVLRLLNDKQWHNFPLFLIALGAILQGYHLGLFRGDILLILIAIGLILLGLRRIVNRFSQKKMVYGETVFSEENVRGNATYGYEERDVLNDRFLFADAHRVYRSDSFSGGDIEVVFSSVTIDLKNVLSLDNNVRINANVQFGELTLQVPADWHVIVNGKHYYSSQERSENSEMATTLYVDSEVFAGTLKIL, via the coding sequence ATGATTCTAGGTATTTTACTATTCGGCATCGGCACGCTCATCCTGCTGACGCAGCTGTTCGGCGGAAGCTTCTTCTCGCTGTTTGGTCTCTATTGGCCAACCCTTCTCATTCTCTATGGTGTATTGCGCCTGCTAAACGATAAACAATGGCACAATTTTCCGCTGTTTTTGATTGCACTCGGTGCGATTTTACAAGGATACCATCTCGGCCTCTTCCGTGGCGATATCTTGCTCATTCTCATTGCCATCGGCTTGATTCTGTTAGGCTTACGCCGCATTGTCAACCGTTTTTCGCAGAAAAAAATGGTCTATGGCGAAACCGTTTTTTCGGAAGAGAACGTACGGGGAAATGCAACGTACGGCTATGAAGAACGCGATGTTCTCAACGATCGCTTTCTTTTTGCCGATGCCCATCGCGTATACCGTTCCGATTCCTTTTCCGGTGGAGATATCGAGGTGGTCTTTTCTTCGGTGACCATTGACCTGAAAAACGTACTTTCCCTCGATAATAACGTCCGGATCAACGCAAACGTACAGTTTGGGGAATTGACGCTGCAGGTTCCCGCCGATTGGCATGTCATCGTCAACGGCAAACATTACTATTCCTCACAGGAGCGCTCGGAAAATAGCGAGATGGCAACCACCCTCTATGTCGACAGCGAAGTCTTTGCCGGTACGCTCAAGATCCTCTAA
- the gltX gene encoding glutamate--tRNA ligase, producing MSQVHVRFAPSPTGYLHIGGLRTALFNYLYARHHGGRFILRIEDTDRTRFVPDALENLLRVLHWAGLENDEGPFLDGDHISEKGEHGPYIQSHRHEQGLYRRYAEQLIEKGQAYYCFCSKERLDAVRDAMKERGETPRYDGHCRDLSPEEVQKHLDAGEEYVIRMKLPRNRDITFHDAIKGDITFNTDELDDQVLIKSDGFPTYHFAVVLDDHLMGVTHIVRGEEWISSTPKHVLLYQNFGWEEPTYVHLPTVLGEDHKKLSKRNGDAAVEQYIAKGYLPEALINYIALLGWSPKGNEEILSREELIQEFDFDRISSTGGIFDVKKLNWMNGEYIKAMPVDKVVQAMRPFLEKEGLIDEHTDDEKLYRVAALYQNRVEYFQQFPDLTRHLFVTADALVYEEDAKAVLSTPEAKALVTLFADKVRAESSMTEEFANSVVKTIQTETGIKGKNLWFPIRAAVVGATSGPDFGQTLLILGRDEVLARLERTLAGKENA from the coding sequence ATGTCCCAGGTTCATGTACGATTTGCACCGAGCCCTACAGGCTATTTACACATCGGAGGGCTTCGCACGGCTTTATTTAATTATCTGTATGCCCGCCACCACGGCGGCCGTTTTATTCTGCGTATCGAGGATACGGATCGCACCCGTTTCGTGCCGGATGCGTTAGAGAATCTTCTGCGGGTGTTGCATTGGGCAGGCTTGGAAAATGACGAAGGTCCCTTCTTAGATGGCGACCATATTTCCGAAAAAGGAGAGCATGGCCCCTATATTCAATCGCATCGTCATGAACAGGGTCTGTACCGCCGCTATGCGGAACAGTTGATCGAAAAGGGACAAGCTTACTACTGTTTCTGCTCCAAAGAGCGTCTGGATGCGGTTCGCGACGCCATGAAGGAAAGAGGAGAGACGCCGCGCTATGACGGACATTGCCGCGATCTTTCCCCGGAAGAAGTGCAAAAGCATCTGGATGCAGGCGAAGAATACGTCATTCGTATGAAGCTGCCGCGCAACCGGGACATCACGTTTCATGATGCCATCAAAGGAGATATCACCTTTAATACAGATGAATTGGATGACCAGGTACTGATTAAGTCGGACGGCTTTCCGACCTATCATTTTGCGGTCGTGCTGGATGACCATCTGATGGGCGTGACGCATATTGTTCGCGGGGAAGAGTGGATTTCCTCCACACCGAAGCATGTTCTGCTGTATCAGAACTTCGGATGGGAGGAACCCACGTATGTGCATTTGCCGACGGTGCTCGGGGAAGACCACAAGAAACTCTCCAAACGAAACGGTGATGCGGCAGTCGAGCAGTATATTGCAAAGGGTTATCTGCCGGAGGCACTCATTAACTACATTGCGCTTTTGGGGTGGTCGCCGAAGGGCAACGAGGAAATTCTTTCCCGTGAGGAGCTCATTCAGGAATTCGACTTTGATCGCATTTCTTCGACCGGCGGCATTTTCGACGTAAAAAAGCTAAACTGGATGAACGGCGAGTACATCAAGGCCATGCCTGTGGATAAGGTCGTTCAAGCCATGCGGCCTTTTTTGGAAAAAGAGGGGCTTATTGACGAGCATACCGATGACGAGAAGCTATACCGGGTTGCTGCCTTGTATCAGAACCGCGTGGAGTATTTTCAGCAGTTTCCGGATCTGACGCGCCATCTCTTTGTGACGGCGGATGCGTTGGTTTATGAAGAGGACGCGAAAGCCGTTCTTTCTACTCCGGAGGCGAAGGCCCTGGTTACTCTTTTTGCAGATAAGGTACGCGCCGAATCGAGCATGACCGAAGAATTTGCGAACAGCGTGGTCAAGACCATCCAAACCGAAACGGGAATCAAAGGGAAAAACTTATGGTTTCCGATTCGCGCGGCGGTCGTTGGAGCCACCTCCGGACCGGATTTTGGCCAGACCCTCCTCATTTTGGGTCGCGATGAAGTGCTTGCACGTCTGGAACGTACGCTTGCGGGAAAGGAAAACGCATGA
- the cysS gene encoding cysteine--tRNA ligase, translating to MKIYNTLTRRKEEFVPLEKGKVRMYVCGPTVYDFIHIGNARPLVVFDTLHRFLCWQGYDVQYVVNFTDIDDKIINRANDEGVPFTDITAKYIAAFMEQAQQLNLLEEETIHPRATEMIEPIIAFVQGLIDKGAAYDAEDAVYFDVSKARDYGKLSGKKIEDLVAGARIRVNEAKRDPLDFALWKKQKDSKEPAWESPWGPGRPGWHIECSTMSKTLLGETIDIHAGGSDLEFPHHENEIAQTETLTDHPFARYWMHNEMITVSAADGAHEKMSKSKGNFFMLKDIAETYDLILVRLWLLSAHYRSPINFSREVMEATKNGYERLMNGKHNLERLLAHNSEAEPTEAERKLLVAVIEEEDAFTNALADDLNTADALTAIYEIVRMANSTLNEESAKGTVERVYRKLLELLNVLGIADHSAMDVLDEEVERKIAEREEARKAKDFAKADAIRDELAAKGILLKDTRTGVTWTRE from the coding sequence ATGAAAATTTATAATACGCTGACGAGACGAAAAGAGGAATTTGTTCCTCTGGAAAAGGGCAAGGTACGCATGTATGTTTGCGGGCCGACCGTTTATGATTTTATTCACATTGGAAATGCGCGGCCGCTCGTCGTCTTCGATACGCTGCATCGTTTTTTGTGCTGGCAAGGCTATGACGTGCAGTACGTGGTGAATTTTACGGACATCGACGACAAGATCATCAATCGGGCCAACGACGAAGGCGTGCCCTTTACCGACATTACCGCGAAATACATTGCGGCTTTTATGGAGCAGGCGCAGCAGCTGAATTTACTGGAGGAAGAAACCATTCATCCGCGCGCCACGGAGATGATTGAACCCATCATCGCCTTTGTGCAGGGACTCATTGACAAGGGCGCCGCCTACGATGCTGAGGATGCCGTGTATTTTGATGTATCTAAAGCCAGAGACTATGGTAAACTTTCCGGCAAAAAAATCGAGGATCTGGTTGCTGGCGCGCGCATTCGCGTAAACGAAGCCAAGCGTGATCCGCTGGATTTTGCCTTGTGGAAAAAGCAGAAAGACAGCAAGGAACCGGCATGGGAAAGCCCCTGGGGGCCGGGACGTCCGGGCTGGCATATCGAGTGTTCCACGATGTCCAAGACGTTATTGGGCGAAACCATCGACATTCATGCCGGCGGCAGCGATCTGGAATTTCCGCATCATGAAAATGAAATTGCGCAAACCGAGACGCTGACGGATCATCCCTTTGCCCGCTATTGGATGCATAATGAAATGATTACCGTATCCGCTGCGGACGGAGCGCATGAAAAAATGTCCAAATCCAAAGGCAACTTTTTCATGCTCAAGGACATTGCCGAAACCTATGACCTCATATTGGTGCGGCTGTGGTTACTTTCGGCCCATTACCGCTCACCCATTAACTTCTCGCGTGAGGTCATGGAAGCCACGAAAAACGGCTATGAGCGCCTGATGAACGGCAAACACAATTTAGAGCGGCTGTTGGCGCACAACAGCGAGGCGGAACCGACCGAAGCGGAGCGGAAGCTTCTTGTAGCGGTGATCGAAGAGGAAGATGCCTTCACAAATGCGTTGGCGGATGATCTCAATACGGCGGATGCGCTGACTGCAATTTATGAGATTGTTCGGATGGCCAACAGTACGCTGAACGAAGAAAGCGCGAAGGGGACGGTGGAACGGGTCTATCGGAAGCTTCTCGAGCTTTTGAACGTGCTTGGCATTGCGGATCACAGCGCTATGGATGTTTTGGATGAAGAGGTGGAACGCAAGATTGCGGAGCGAGAGGAAGCGCGAAAGGCGAAAGACTTTGCAAAGGCGGATGCGATTCGCGATGAACTTGCAGCAAAGGGTATTTTACTGAAAGATACGCGAACGGGCGTGACTTGGACCAGGGAATAG
- the rlmB gene encoding 23S rRNA (guanosine(2251)-2'-O)-methyltransferase RlmB — MSDYIFGRNAVLEHLKSGNEAEKLYVQKGKLQGVVHRIIAMAKDAKLPVIEVDQNKLDRMTEGGNHQGVALLATDFAYAEVEDILQSAANAGHAPFVILLDELTDPHNVGAIIRSAACFGADGVLLPKRRAATVTSIVQKVASGATNYVKIAKINNVNQTIDELKKANIWVYGAAAEAQQTIWKTDFSGGVCLVIGNEGKGLSELTRKKCDVLVSIPMVGPMDSLNASCAATVLMAEVLRGRANSNTQGDQA; from the coding sequence ATGAGCGATTATATTTTTGGCCGCAATGCGGTATTGGAACACTTAAAAAGCGGCAATGAGGCTGAAAAACTGTATGTCCAAAAGGGCAAGCTACAGGGCGTGGTGCATCGCATCATTGCCATGGCCAAAGACGCCAAACTTCCGGTTATTGAAGTGGATCAGAATAAGCTGGATCGCATGACGGAAGGTGGCAATCACCAGGGTGTGGCTCTTCTGGCGACAGATTTTGCGTATGCCGAAGTGGAGGATATTTTACAGTCGGCTGCGAATGCGGGCCATGCGCCCTTCGTGATTTTGCTGGATGAGCTGACCGATCCGCATAATGTGGGCGCCATCATCCGCAGTGCGGCCTGTTTCGGGGCGGACGGGGTGCTTTTGCCGAAGCGCCGTGCAGCGACGGTGACATCCATCGTGCAGAAGGTTGCCTCGGGGGCCACCAACTACGTGAAGATTGCCAAGATCAATAACGTGAATCAAACGATTGATGAGCTGAAGAAAGCTAATATCTGGGTGTATGGTGCGGCGGCGGAAGCCCAGCAAACGATATGGAAAACCGATTTTTCTGGCGGTGTCTGTCTGGTGATCGGCAACGAAGGCAAGGGCCTTAGTGAATTGACGCGCAAGAAATGCGACGTGCTGGTATCCATTCCGATGGTCGGTCCCATGGACAGCTTGAATGCCTCCTGTGCGGCGACGGTGCTCATGGCGGAAGTGCTGCGCGGTCGTGCGAATAGTAATACGCAAGGTGATCAGGCATGA